In Treponema sp. OMZ 798, the following proteins share a genomic window:
- a CDS encoding DUF262 domain-containing protein, with translation MSKKITDEIFVEELEEDSGDFYYDLTPYHFNMDVEGLIRRYKSKDIIIPSFQRNYVWTKDGASMFIDSVLRGLPSPSFFFYEEESQRYLVIDGQQRLLSLFYFVEGYFPEKKAHQAIAPISKDISKENFSLTGKKIHPDWKGRCFKDLSPQQQKRILNTYIYIINLKQIKPTDDNSSMYLVFERINTGATPLNPQQIRLCVYHGNYADFISNYAQKYEWLNIFRLSDVTGGISELILRFFSLYYTAGEFKGSMKSFLDKELKNNRNFEKHSKDKLKILFERSFAMMCKCFDSRTFSPKKNFNGYMFLVYWIVIGKLLETNSVDPNKIQEISIKMIETNEWKEFIENSRRASSSKNLMEIICFSEKYFIKNK, from the coding sequence ATGAGTAAAAAAATTACAGATGAAATTTTTGTTGAAGAATTAGAAGAAGATTCCGGTGATTTTTATTATGATTTAACCCCATATCATTTCAATATGGATGTTGAAGGTTTGATTCGTAGGTATAAATCAAAAGATATAATAATTCCATCTTTTCAAAGAAATTATGTATGGACAAAAGATGGGGCTTCAATGTTTATAGATTCTGTTTTAAGAGGTCTTCCAAGTCCAAGTTTTTTCTTTTATGAAGAAGAATCTCAAAGATATTTAGTGATCGATGGTCAACAAAGATTACTGTCGCTGTTTTATTTTGTAGAGGGCTATTTTCCAGAAAAAAAAGCGCATCAAGCTATTGCTCCAATAAGTAAAGATATAAGTAAAGAAAATTTTTCTCTAACAGGAAAAAAAATTCATCCCGACTGGAAAGGAAGATGTTTTAAAGATTTATCTCCACAACAGCAAAAAAGAATTTTAAATACCTATATTTATATAATAAATTTAAAACAGATAAAGCCAACTGATGATAATTCTAGCATGTATTTAGTTTTTGAAAGAATTAATACTGGTGCAACGCCTTTAAATCCTCAACAAATTCGTTTATGTGTTTATCATGGTAATTATGCAGATTTTATATCTAATTATGCGCAAAAATATGAGTGGTTAAATATTTTTAGATTAAGTGATGTAACTGGAGGAATTTCAGAGTTGATTTTACGTTTCTTTTCATTGTATTATACAGCCGGAGAATTTAAGGGATCAATGAAAAGTTTTTTAGATAAAGAGCTGAAAAATAATCGAAATTTTGAAAAGCACTCAAAAGATAAATTAAAGATTTTATTTGAAAGAAGTTTTGCAATGATGTGTAAGTGTTTTGATAGTAGAACCTTTTCTCCTAAAAAAAATTTTAATGGTTATATGTTTTTAGTTTATTGGATAGTAATCGGAAAGTTGCTAGAAACTAATAGTGTTGATCCAAATAAAATCCAAGAGATTTCTATTAAAATGATTGAAACAAATGAATGGAAAGAATTTATCGAAAATTCAAGAAGAGCCTCATCATCAAAGAACTTAATGGAAATTATTTGTTTTTCAGAAAAATATTTTATAAAAAATAAATAA
- the fabF gene encoding beta-ketoacyl-ACP synthase II: MRRVVITGLGAVTPIGNTLDETWEGIKAGKCGIGNITQFDCSDFKIQIAAEVKNFDASQFMDKKDARKMARFTQFAVAAASQAMKDAGLSKENIDANRTGIILGNGIGGFEIYQEAFKKYFQVAPDRIPPMTVPLLIPNEAAGNISMQFGIKGPSWTLATACASGTDALGNALDLVRSGRLDICVSGGTEATITGFGISGFTILQTLASGDPAKACCPFDKKRSGFVMGEGSGILILEEYEHAKKRGAKIYAEFAGYGASSDAYHLTSPDPSGDGGALAITNALADAGVKPEEVQYYNAHGTSTPINDPAETAMIKKAFGDHAYKMKVSSTKSMIGHCLGAAGALEAIFCIKAMEEGFYPPTINLTEPDLEAGCDLDYVPNKGVKGEINCAASGSLGFGGHNGVAIFKKIR, encoded by the coding sequence ATGAGAAGAGTTGTAATTACAGGCCTCGGTGCCGTAACCCCCATAGGAAACACCCTGGATGAAACATGGGAAGGAATCAAAGCAGGTAAATGCGGAATCGGAAACATTACCCAATTTGATTGTTCCGATTTTAAGATTCAGATAGCGGCAGAAGTAAAAAACTTTGACGCTTCACAATTTATGGATAAAAAAGATGCCCGTAAAATGGCTCGGTTTACTCAATTTGCCGTAGCCGCAGCTTCACAGGCAATGAAGGATGCAGGTCTTTCAAAAGAAAACATCGATGCAAACCGCACAGGTATAATACTCGGAAACGGTATAGGAGGTTTTGAAATCTACCAAGAAGCCTTTAAAAAATACTTTCAGGTCGCTCCGGATCGTATTCCGCCGATGACTGTTCCTCTTCTTATTCCGAATGAGGCGGCCGGAAATATAAGTATGCAGTTCGGTATAAAGGGCCCGTCTTGGACCTTGGCCACAGCCTGCGCTTCCGGTACCGATGCTCTCGGAAACGCTTTAGACCTTGTCCGCTCAGGAAGGCTCGATATATGCGTATCGGGCGGTACGGAAGCTACAATTACCGGTTTCGGTATAAGCGGTTTTACGATTCTACAAACCCTCGCCTCAGGCGATCCTGCCAAGGCTTGCTGCCCCTTCGATAAAAAGCGTTCAGGCTTTGTAATGGGCGAAGGCTCCGGCATTCTCATTCTTGAAGAATATGAACATGCAAAAAAGAGGGGAGCTAAAATATATGCAGAATTTGCAGGTTATGGAGCTTCCTCCGATGCCTACCACTTAACCAGCCCCGACCCCTCAGGTGACGGAGGAGCATTGGCCATCACAAACGCACTAGCCGATGCAGGCGTAAAACCTGAAGAAGTTCAATACTATAATGCTCACGGAACCTCGACACCGATTAACGACCCTGCAGAAACGGCCATGATTAAAAAAGCTTTCGGAGACCATGCGTATAAAATGAAGGTTTCTTCAACCAAGTCGATGATAGGCCACTGCTTAGGTGCCGCAGGAGCTCTTGAAGCTATCTTCTGTATAAAGGCAATGGAAGAAGGATTTTATCCCCCGACCATAAACCTAACCGAACCCGACCTTGAAGCTGGCTGCGATTTGGACTATGTTCCGAACAAGGGCGTCAAAGGCGAAATAAACTGTGCCGCCTCAGGCTCCCTCGGTTTCGGAGGCCATAACGGCGTTGCCATCTTCAAAAAGATAAGGTAA
- a CDS encoding Rpn family recombination-promoting nuclease/putative transposase, which produces MSTSNRKYKDSVFVDLFSEDERAKENFLSLYNALHGTELKATEALKNIRLDQVLYMTFYNDVSYLVDNKIIVLAEHQSTINSNMPLRCLEYVSRLYETLFESKEKYSRKLLKIPTPEFYVFYNGEESYPSDKILKLSDAFIEKTTETNLELTVKVININQQNRHPILENCKMMQEYSIFVETVRKWKEIDPQKGFEKAVEECIQNNILREYLKRKTKEVINMLLAEYDYETDIAVQRAEEREIAFAEGSYQKSLETAKNLLEMGFSSDSIIKATGLTLKEIEAL; this is translated from the coding sequence ATGAGTACGTCAAACAGAAAATACAAGGATTCGGTTTTTGTTGATTTGTTCAGCGAAGATGAAAGGGCAAAAGAGAATTTTTTATCTCTTTATAATGCTTTACACGGAACGGAACTTAAAGCTACGGAAGCTTTAAAAAACATCCGCCTTGATCAAGTTTTGTATATGACATTTTACAATGATGTATCATACCTCGTGGATAACAAAATAATAGTACTTGCTGAACATCAATCAACAATAAATTCTAATATGCCTTTACGCTGCCTTGAATATGTCAGCCGCCTTTATGAAACTCTATTTGAATCAAAAGAAAAATACAGCCGTAAGCTATTAAAAATTCCAACTCCAGAGTTTTATGTCTTTTACAATGGAGAAGAAAGCTATCCTTCTGATAAAATACTGAAACTATCGGATGCTTTTATAGAAAAGACAACGGAAACTAATCTTGAGTTAACTGTTAAAGTAATAAACATAAATCAACAAAACCGTCATCCTATATTGGAAAACTGTAAAATGATGCAGGAATATAGTATATTTGTAGAAACGGTAAGGAAATGGAAAGAAATAGATCCGCAAAAAGGTTTTGAAAAAGCTGTTGAAGAATGTATACAAAATAATATTTTGCGTGAATATTTAAAGCGCAAGACCAAGGAGGTAATTAACATGTTACTAGCCGAATATGATTATGAAACAGATATAGCCGTACAACGGGCAGAAGAACGGGAAATAGCCTTTGCCGAGGGCTCATACCAAAAATCACTCGAAACGGCAAAAAATTTGCTTGAAATGGGTTTTAGCTCAGATTCTATTATAAAAGCGACAGGTTTAACCCTAAAAGAAATAGAAGCTTTATAA